From the Ciona intestinalis chromosome 2, KH, whole genome shotgun sequence genome, one window contains:
- the zf(c2h2)-110 gene encoding zinc finger protein (The RefSeq protein has 2 substitutions compared to this genomic sequence): protein MDYINQATAYLNLQWSSVLHLFGNEKKNVFVIGTSLVLFLSFCAVNSFFMFLDFTGKPKFLHKYKIQKDKNIPVEPARFLHCCKVAFRNELLSCGMVLFLYPVMQYTGMTCQAPLPPIWEGFLHFVAFVLVDEFIFYYSHRLFHHPFIYKHIHKMHHEWIAPISIAASYAHPIEHIVSNALPLLVGPILMGSHIAVVWIWLVIAQFETCLHHCNYHFPVMSSPQFHDYHHLK, encoded by the exons TTTGAACCTACAGTGGTCCAGCGTATTACATTTGTTTGGCAATGAGAAAAAGAATGTATTCGTTATTG GAACGTCGCTGGTGCTCTTTCTTTCGTTCTGTGCCGTTAACTCGTTTTTCATGTTCCTTGATTTTACCGGAAAACCAAAATTTCTgcacaaatacaaaatacagaAAGACAAGAATATACCG GTCGAGCCCGCAAGATTTCTTCACTGTTGCAAAGTGGCGTTCAGAAATGAACTCCTGTCGTGCGGTATGGTACTGTTTCTATACCCTGTGATGCAATGCACGGGCATGACTTGTCAGGCACCACTGCCTCCAATATGGGAAGGTTTCCTGCATTTCGTTGCGTTTGTGTTGGTTGAcgagtttatattttattactcgCACAG GTTATTTCATCATCCATTTATATACAAGCACATTCACAAGATGCACCATGAATGGATCGCACCCATCAGTATTGCTGCTTCGTACGCTCATCCAATAGAACATATC GTGTCAAATGCTCTTCCGCTTCTGGTCGGGCCTATTCTTATGGGTTCTCACATAGCAGTAGTGTGGATATGGTTGGTCATTGCTCAGTTCGAAACGTGCCTTCATCACTGTAATTATCACTTCCCTGTCATGTCGTCTCCACAATTTCACGATTATCATCACGTCAAGTAA
- the LOC100185163 gene encoding LOW QUALITY PROTEIN: fatty acid hydroxylase domain-containing protein 2-like (The sequence of the model RefSeq protein was modified relative to this genomic sequence to represent the inferred CDS: substituted 1 base at 1 genomic stop codon) — MSYVFNYINKVDTFLDERWSTILWLFKYNDRLIFTFGTSLVHFLSFLVINIFYMYVDYSGKPVWMLKYKIKKDKHFPVKPSRFFWCCAVVLFNEILSCVLIYLSYPIMKYTGMSCDQPVPQLWKLYLLFVAFGHFGYSAFHYFHRLMHHPSIYKYCHKMHHEWIAPISIAAVYSHPIDHIVSNFIPYFIGPILLGSHLSITWXWIIYAQATSSIHHSNYHLPFLSSPQYHNYHHVK, encoded by the exons ATGTCCTATGTATTtaactatataaacaaagttgATACTTTCTTGGATGAAAGGTGGTCTACGATTTTgtggttgtttaaatataatgacagattaatatttactttcg GAACTTCTTTGGTACATTTCCTATCGTTCTTGGTAATTAACATATTCTACATGTATGTTGATTACAGCGGAAAACCGGTATGGATGctcaaatacaaaataaagaaagatAAACATTTCCCG GTGAAACCAAGTCGGTTCTTCTGGTGCTGCGCTGTAGTTTTATTCAATGAAATTCTCTCCTGTGTTCTCATCTATCTTTCGTATCCAATCATGAAATACACCGGCATGTCATGTGATCAACCTGTACCACAACTCTGGAAGTTGTATCTGCTTTTCGTTGCTTTCGGGCATTTTGGCTACAGTGCATTCCACTACTTTCACAG GTTAATGCACCATCCTTCCATTTACAAGTACTGCCACAAAATGCACCACGAGTGGATAGCACCCATCAGTATTGCTGCTGTATACTCTCATCCGATCGACCACATT GTATCCAATTTCATCCCTTACTTTATCGGACCTATTCTGCTTGGTTCTCATCTCTCTATTACCTGGTGATGGATTATTTATGCTCAAGCAACCAGTTCAATTCACCATAGCAATTACCATCTTCCATTTTTATCTTCTCCTCAATATCACAACTACCATCACGTTAAGTAA
- the LOC100186743 gene encoding fatty acid hydroxylase domain-containing protein 2-like has protein sequence MELLFNYIDGVDNFLNDQWLKILLLFNHDDRLMFTFGTSLVHTVSFLIGNLFYMYVDCTGKPAWMLKYKIQKDKHFPVEPRRFFWCCAVVLFNEILSCVLIYLSYPIMKYTGMSCDQPVPQLWKMYLLYMGFGYLNDASFFFLHRLMHHPSIYKYCHKMHHEWIAPISIAAVYSHPIDHIFANFVPYFIGPILLGSHLSLVWWWIAIAQIDTCGHHSNYHLPFLSSPQYHNYHHVKFRQNFGEISWDCFYKTNLLFQKSIEAKRDKTFYCLTPIDVQYPDETDKNKSE, from the exons ATGGAGTTACTATTCAACTACATAGACGGAGTCGATAATTTCCTAAACGATCAGTGGCTGAAAATTTTGTTGCTGTTTAATCATGACGACAGGTTGATGTTTACTTTTG GGACTTCTTTGGTTCATACTGTTTCGTTCTTGATCGGAAATTTATTCTACATGTATGTAGATTGTACTGGAAAACCAGCATGGATgctcaaatataaaatacaaaaagataaGCATTTTCCg gtCGAGCCACGTCGGTTCTTCTGGTGCTGCGCTGTAGTTTTATTCAATGAAATTCTCTCCTGTGTTCTCATCTATCTCTCTTATCCAATCATGAAATACACCGGCATGTCATGTGATCAACCTGTACCACAACTCTGGAAGATGTATCTGCTTTATATGGGTTTCGGATACTTAAACGATGCCtcgttcttttttttacacag GTTAATGCACCATCCTTCCATTTACAAGTACTGTCACAAAATGCACCACGAGTGGATAGCACCCATCAGTATTGCTGCTGTATACTCTCATCCGATCGACCACATT TTCGCCAACTTTGTGCCTTACTTTATCGGACCTATTCTACTTGGATCTCATCTTTCTCTTGTCTGGTGGTGGATTGCAATTGCTCAAATAGATACTTGTGGTCACCATAGCAACTACCATCTTCCATTTTTATCTTCTCCTCAATATCACAACTACCACCACGTTAA GTTCAGACAGAACTTTGGAGAAATTTCATGGGactgtttttacaaaactaatttGCTCTTTCAAAAGTCAATTGAAGCAAAAAGAGATAAAACTTTCTACTGCCTTACTCCTATTGATGTACAGTATCCCGATGAAAcggataaaaacaaaagtgaatAG